A window of Struthio camelus isolate bStrCam1 chromosome 15, bStrCam1.hap1, whole genome shotgun sequence contains these coding sequences:
- the LYRM1 gene encoding LYR motif-containing protein 1 codes for MTPITRQEVLGLYRKIFRIAKKWQSASGQMEETIKEKEYIISEAKTLFRKNRNVTDPKLIKQCLEECEARIEIGLHYNIPYPRPIHLPPMGLASKQGRAFRHQEKLRKLSKPIYLKSHDDIS; via the exons atgacACCAATAACTCGACAAGAAGTTCTTGGCCTTTACCGCAAGATATTCCGAATAGCCAAAAAATGGCAATCCGCATCAGGACAGATGGAAGAAACTATTAAAGAGAAAGAATACATTATAAGTGAAGCCAAAACATTATTCCGAAAAAACAGAAAT GTAACCGATCCAAAGCTGATTAAACAGTGTTTAGAAGAATGTGAGGCAAGAATAGAAATTGGACTTCACTATAACATCCCCTACCCAAGACCT ATTCATCTGCCTCCTATGGGTCTTGCCTCTAAACAAGGCCGTGCATTTCGACACCAGGAAAAGTTGAGGAAGCTTTCCAAGCCAATATACCTGAAATCCCATGATGATATTTCATAA